In Nothobranchius furzeri strain GRZ-AD chromosome 18, NfurGRZ-RIMD1, whole genome shotgun sequence, a single genomic region encodes these proteins:
- the mrps26 gene encoding small ribosomal subunit protein mS26, translating to MYHFIGGRGVSAARFLASRSTVLVEAVRGRKSRNDPVAKSKEGRIKVPPPVDPVEMVVLNERYTEYQLILRALRLEFKEEVLRNMYEEEMGSQVESRARMEMEEHRSLMAWNDQENLRTLQARILRVQKEEEEAQHRKMELALQREEEQQEFIKQREKEILQLQEDAKNFITLQNLDQRIEEALDNPKNYNFAVDKEGRVVKRTVLQ from the exons ATGTACCATTTTATCGGCGGGAGAGGCGTCTCAGCGGCCCGGTTCCTCGCGTCAAGGAGCACCGTGCTCGTGGAGGCTGTCCGGGGTCGAAAGTCCCGCAACGACCCGGTGGCCAAGTCCAAGGAGGGTCGGATCAAAGTTCCACCCCCCGTCGATCCAGTGGAGATGGTCGTTCTTAACGAGAGATACACGGAGTATCAGCTGATCTTGAGGGCACTTCG TCTGGAGTTTAAGGAAGAGGTGCTGAGAAATATGTATGAGGAGGAGATGGGTTCTCAGGTGGAGAGCAGGGCAAGAATGGAGATGGAGGAGCATCGCTCCCTGATGGCCTGGAACGATCAGGAAAACCTCCGTACACTCCAAGCAAG AATATTAAGAGTGcagaaggaagaggaggaagccCAGCACAGGAAGATGGAGCTGGCCCTTCAGCGCGAGGAGGAACAGCAAGAGTTCATCAAACAAAGAGAGAAGGAGATTTTACAGCTGCAG GAGGACGCAAAGAACTTCATCACCCTGCAAAACCTAGACCAACGAATTGAGGAGGCGCTGGACAATCCAAAGAATTACAACTTTGCTGTTGATAAAGAAGGAAGAGTTGTTAAAAGAACAGTTCTGCAGTGA